In Mesorhizobium sp. M9A.F.Ca.ET.002.03.1.2, the DNA window AGCGTGCCCGCCTGACGGTCTATGGCGGCGACAAGCCGATCGCGGCGGTCAGGGCGGCGCTGCCGGACATGCATACGCTGAGCCGCGCATCGCTGACCCGATGCATCCTGCGCTATGCAGTGTTCGGCTGGAGCGGCTACGTTCCAGAGGCGTGCCGGCAGGGAACGCTGCTCATCCCGATCAACGTCGCGCAGTGGCTATGGGGCTGGCCCAACCGTTTCCTGGACCGCATGGATAGCGTCGACACCCGCATCTACCTGCTCGGCCCTTATGCCGGCGGCGGCTTTTCGCAAGGCCTCGACGATCCGGGACTGATCGACCAGTTGCCGGACGGCTATTCCGGCGGCATTTCCACCGACGCGTTGGACCTGGTCATGCCTCTCGTCAAGCGGCGTTTCGCGCCGCCGGCGTGAAGCGACAAACCCGCGTTTGGGGCGGGTCCGTCAGGTGACGCCATCGATGACGTCGAAATTGTAGGCTGGCTCGATCCTGTTGAAGATGCCAGCCGATATCCGCAGCCGTTGGCACCCAGTCGCCATTACCCTGGTGGAACGGCGAAGGTTGTTGACGGCATCTTACCTACCTGCTAGTAGGTAGAGGCGCGCCACCCTCTTATCAATCATTTTCGGAAACACAGATATGCTTGCTCAGAACAGTGACCACAACCTGGCCCGAGTTTCAAACAGGTGGCTTAAAAGCTACTACTTTGTACGGTTCGCCGTTTCTGCGGTGTGGGTCGCCCTAGCTTTCACTGTCGCCAAGACAATGCCGCCACTGGCCGCGATCATGTTGGTCGCGTATCCTGCGTGGGATGCCCTGGCGAACTTGGTCGATGCTCAACGCACTGGCGGGCTGAGCCGCAATAAGTCGCAACTGCTGAACTTTGTCATCAGCCTGCTCACCGCATTGGCGGTAGCAATCGCGCTAACCAACAGCAACAACGCGGTACTGGCGGTTTACGGTGTCTGGGCTGTTCTATCTGGCCTGTTTCAACTGATTACCGCCGCGCGGCGCTGGAAGATCAATGGTGCCCAGTGGGCGATGATCTTGAGCGGCGCTCAATCGGCGCTGGCCGGAGTCTTCTTTGTAAGGATGGCTGGGGGCGTGGAAGCTATCGGCATCACAAATGTCGCGCCATACGCTGCGTTTGGCGCTTTCTACTTCCTGGTGTCGGCGGTGTGGCTGGTGGTCAGCGACATCCTTCGAAAGTCGCCCCAGATCGCCGACTAGGTGCGCCTTGAAAGAACCGTCCGAGATCCTGACTCTCTCTCCTGCTGGTGAATGGTGCGCTGTCCTCCTGGGACAGCGCATTTCTTTTTTCGAAATAGATTGGCAGTTTGGCCGGAATCTTGGACTACCAACTGGGACAAACCTAAAAAATCGGCAAAATCCGTAAATCAACCTATTAGAAGGTAGACAATGAACACCGCACTTGGTGACACCGCGGGTAAGTTGGTTGGCGGAGCTGCCCAGCTCATCATGCGTGTTGGCTATAACGGCTTCAGCTATGCTGACCTTTCAGAGCGCTTTGGCATCCGTAAGGCAAGCATCCACCATCACTTTCCTTCGAAAGTCGACTTGGTCGTAACAGTTGTCGAACAGGCGCGTGCCGGTATCCAAGCCCAGATCGCGGCGCTGGAGGAGGGCTCGCCGCTCGCAATAGATCAGCTGCGGTTTTATACTGGGTATTGGGAACGCTGCATCAAGGATCAGTCCGCTCCCTTTTGCCTGGCCGCAGTGCTGGCGGCCGAATTGCCCAGTCTACCCGAAGAGGTCGCGGTTTCCGTTCGCGGTCATTTCGCCGACCTCGGCAACTGGCTGGAGCGGCTGTTGGAACTCGGGGTACAGCAGGGGTCGGTGCATCTCGATGCATCCCCTGCCGTCGAGGCACGAGCTTTCATGGCGGCCGTATACGGAGCCATGCTTGCCGCCCGGGCGTTTGATGATCCGAAGCAGTTTAACGTGATCGTCGAAACTCTTCTTCGTCGCATTCGCACCTAACGCTTCAGCCACGTCATACCGCGTCGTGTCGACGCAACAGGTTGCCGAGGAAATCACCCCTTGTCGTCGTCGCCCTGGGTGATCAGGCGGGCGCTGCGCTGACCAGTGAAATATATCCATAGCCAGCTCAGCGAAACCGCTAGCCGGTTACGAAAGCCGATCAGGAAGTAGATGTGCGCCAGGCCCCATAGCCACCAGGCGGGCCAGCCGGTGAGCTTGATCCAGCTGAAATCGATCGCGGCGGCGCGCTTGCCGATCGTCGCCAGATCGCCGTCATGCTCGTAGCTGAAAGGCCGCGGGGTTGCGTCGCCGGCAAGCCGGGCCTTGATCGTCTCTGCGACATGCCAACCCTGCTGTTTGGCGGCGGGTGCTACACCGGGCACCATGCGGCCATCGGGCCGCAGGGCGTGTGCAGCGTCGCCGATGACGAAAATCTCCGGGCTCCCCGGCACGGTCAGGTCGGGCTCGACCAGCACCCTGCCCGCGCGGTCCGCCGCCGCGCCCAGCCACTCGGCGGCCGGCGAAGCGGCGACGCCGGCCGCCCACAGGATTGTCTTGGCCGGCAGGTGCGTTTCACCGAAGACGACGCCCTCGGCATCGCAGCGTGTGACGGGCCGGCCGAGTTCGACGGTCACGCCGAGCCGCTCCAACGCCTTCCTGGCGTAGTCGGAAAGTTCAGGCGCGAAATTGGGAAGGATGCGGTCGCCGGCCTCGATCAGCACCACGCGCGTCTGCCGCGTATCGATGTTGCGGAACTCGCCGCGCAGCGTGTCGTGCGCCAGTTCAACAATGGTGCCGGCCAGTTCCACGCCGGTCGGTCCGCCGCCGACGATCGCCAGCGTCAGCAGCGCCTGGCGTTTGGCGGGATCAGTCTCCCGCTCGGCCTGCTCGAAGGCTAGCAGAATGCGCCGTCGAATGGTGGTGGCGTCCTCCAGCGTCTTCAGCCCCGGTGCGAAAGGCTCCCATTCGTCATGGCCGAAATAGGCATGGCGGGCGCCGGTGGCCAGCAGCAGCGTGTCATAGGCGACCGCGCCGCCATCCTCGAGCAGCACGCGTTTGCCGGCGCGGTCGATGCCGCTGACGGTGGCGAGCAGCGTCGTCACGTCCTTGCGCTTGCGCAGGAGATGGCGGATCGGCCAGGCGACTTCCGAGGTGGCCAGCGCCGTGGTCGCCACCTGGTAGAGCAGCGGCTGGAAGAGATGGTGGTTGCGTTTGTCGATCATGGTGATGCGCACCGGCGCGCCGTCAAGCGCGCGGGTGAATTCGAGGCCCCCGAAACCCGCGCCGACAACGACGATATGATGGTTGGCCCGGTTCATCCCATTCACCATGGCGAGCAATTCACCCTGGCTGATATAGGCATTTTTGTGTAGCGCAACAACGCCAGACCATGGACGTATGCCCGGACTCGCCGCTTGATGTCGTCAATGCGCATGTCGCAGTTCGCGCGCCTGATGTAGCCTCATCTAAACAGCACGCCGAGGTGAAACATGGCCAATGATCGAGACGATGAAGGTCCGGCGCAATACGCCTCTCCGCCTTGCTTCATGCATGAACTCGACCCGACATTCCGGGCGCCCTTATCCGACTGGACGGACGTAAGGCGCTGTCGCAAGGCCGAGCGCGAGCGGCTGATTGCAGCCCGCCTCGCTGTCCCGGCCGACGGGCGAACGGCAATGTCGCAGCGCATCGCCGAAAGCCTCGACGCGGTGATCGGCGACATTGCTGGGCGCATGGTCAGCCTCTACTGGCCGTTCCGCGGCGAGCCGGATTTGCGCCCCTGGATGGCGTCCATCAACGCACGCGGCGGCCGCACCGCACTGCCTGTTGTCGTCGAGAAAGGCCGGCCGCTAATCTTCCGCGCCTATGCACCGGGCGACCGGCTGGAGAAGGGCGTCTGGAATATTCCGATCCCGGCTGAAGGCAATCCGGTGCTGCCCGACATCGTCATTTCGCCGATCGTCGGCATCGATCCGGGACAATTTCGCCTGGGTTATGGCGGCGGCTTCTTCGACCGCACGCTGGCGGCGATGCCGTTCAAGCCGCTGGTCATCGGTGTCGGCTACGAATTGCAGCGCATCGCCACCATCTACCCGCAGCCGCATGACATCCCGATGGACCGGGTGGTGACGGAGGCTTTCAAGTCCTAGGCAAGTTCCGGCTTCATCCCCACGGCCGTCCTGTCGACGATCTCGCGCAAGGCGAAGGACGAATTGATCTTCGTCACATGCGGCATTGCCGACAGCCACTCCTTGTGGATGCGCTCGTAGTCGACGAGGTCCTTAGCGGCGATGCGCAGGATGTAGTCGTATTCGCCCGACATCAGATGGCAGGACAGGACATTCGGACAGCGCTTTATCGCTGCCTCGAAATCCGACAGCGTCTTTTCGAATTGCCCCGATAGCGATATATGCACGATCGCCGTCATCTGGTGGCCAAGGGCCGCGTTGGAAAGCCGGGCATGGTAGCCGCGGATGGTTCCGGATTTCTCCAGATTGTCCAGCCGCCGCGAGCAGGCCGACTGCGACAGGCCGACCTTCTCGGCAAGCGCCGCATTGGGTATGCGCCCATCCTTCTGCAATGTTTCGAGAATAGCGATATCGATCCTGTCGAGCGGCATTTTTCGGGATTCCTGCGACAATCTGGCTGTTTTGCGCAACGATTATCGAGCCGCATGCTCTTGCGCAAGCGTATTCGCAAACACTTACGGAACGATTCGTGGTTCACTACCTCTAAACAGGGAACGTGCCCAGAAGGGCCGGATCAGGAGAAGAAAATGCGCGTCGGCTGCCCCCGGGAAATCAAGAATCATGAGTACCGCGTCGGCCTGACGCCGGGCTCGGTCCGCGAATATGTCGCGCATGGCCACGAAGTGCTGGTCGAGACCGGTGCCGGCGCCGGCATCGGCGCCGACGACAACGCCTATCGCGCCGCCGGCGCCACCATCGCCAAGACGGCCGCCGATGTGTTCGCCAAGTCCGACATGATCGTCAAGGTCAAGGAGCCGCAGCCTGAGGAATGGGTCCAGCTCCGCGACGGCCAGATCCTCTACACCTATCTCCATCTCGCTCCGGATCCGGAGCAGACCAAGGGCTTGCTGGCCTCCGGCGTGACGGCCATCGCCTACGAGACGGTCACCGACGACCGCGGCGGCCTGCCGCTGCTGGCGCCGATGTCGGAAGTCGCCGGCCGCCTGTCGATCCAGGCCGGCGCCACCGCGTTGCAGAAGGCCAATGGCGGCCGCGGCGTGCTGCTCGGCGGCGTGCCCGGCGTGCTGCCCGGCAAGGTTGCGGTGCTCGGCGGCGGCGTCGTCGGCTTGCATGCCGCCCGGATGGCGGCCGGCCTTGGCGCCGACGTCACCATCATCGACCGCTCGATCCCGCGCCTGCGCCAGCTCGACGATATCTTCGGCGGCCGCGTCCACACCCGCTACTCGACCGTCGAGGCACTGGAAGAGGAATGTTTTTCAGCCGACATCGTCGTCGGCGCCGTGCTGATCCCGGGTGCCGCCGCGCCGAAGCTCGTTACACGCGAAATGCTGTCGGGCATGAAGAAAGGCGCCGTGCTGGTCGACGTCGCCATCGACCAGGGCGGCTGCTTCGAGACCTCGCACGCCACAACTCATGCCGAGCCGACCTATGAGGTCGACGGCGTCATCCACTATTGCGTCGCCAACATGCCGGGCGCGGTGCCGGTCACTTCGGCCCACGCGCTCAACAATGCGACGCTGCATTACGGCCTGCAACTCGCCGACAAGGGCCTGAAGGCGCTGGTCGACGATCATCATTTGCGCAACGGCCTCAATGTCCACAAGAGCAAGATCACCAACCGCGCGGTGGCCGAAGCACTCGGCTATGAACTGGTCGAGC includes these proteins:
- a CDS encoding DUF308 domain-containing protein, whose amino-acid sequence is MLAQNSDHNLARVSNRWLKSYYFVRFAVSAVWVALAFTVAKTMPPLAAIMLVAYPAWDALANLVDAQRTGGLSRNKSQLLNFVISLLTALAVAIALTNSNNAVLAVYGVWAVLSGLFQLITAARRWKINGAQWAMILSGAQSALAGVFFVRMAGGVEAIGITNVAPYAAFGAFYFLVSAVWLVVSDILRKSPQIAD
- a CDS encoding TetR/AcrR family transcriptional regulator, whose translation is MNTALGDTAGKLVGGAAQLIMRVGYNGFSYADLSERFGIRKASIHHHFPSKVDLVVTVVEQARAGIQAQIAALEEGSPLAIDQLRFYTGYWERCIKDQSAPFCLAAVLAAELPSLPEEVAVSVRGHFADLGNWLERLLELGVQQGSVHLDASPAVEARAFMAAVYGAMLAARAFDDPKQFNVIVETLLRRIRT
- a CDS encoding NAD(P)/FAD-dependent oxidoreductase, yielding MNRANHHIVVVGAGFGGLEFTRALDGAPVRITMIDKRNHHLFQPLLYQVATTALATSEVAWPIRHLLRKRKDVTTLLATVSGIDRAGKRVLLEDGGAVAYDTLLLATGARHAYFGHDEWEPFAPGLKTLEDATTIRRRILLAFEQAERETDPAKRQALLTLAIVGGGPTGVELAGTIVELAHDTLRGEFRNIDTRQTRVVLIEAGDRILPNFAPELSDYARKALERLGVTVELGRPVTRCDAEGVVFGETHLPAKTILWAAGVAASPAAEWLGAAADRAGRVLVEPDLTVPGSPEIFVIGDAAHALRPDGRMVPGVAPAAKQQGWHVAETIKARLAGDATPRPFSYEHDGDLATIGKRAAAIDFSWIKLTGWPAWWLWGLAHIYFLIGFRNRLAVSLSWLWIYFTGQRSARLITQGDDDKG
- a CDS encoding 5-formyltetrahydrofolate cyclo-ligase, whose protein sequence is MANDRDDEGPAQYASPPCFMHELDPTFRAPLSDWTDVRRCRKAERERLIAARLAVPADGRTAMSQRIAESLDAVIGDIAGRMVSLYWPFRGEPDLRPWMASINARGGRTALPVVVEKGRPLIFRAYAPGDRLEKGVWNIPIPAEGNPVLPDIVISPIVGIDPGQFRLGYGGGFFDRTLAAMPFKPLVIGVGYELQRIATIYPQPHDIPMDRVVTEAFKS
- a CDS encoding Lrp/AsnC family transcriptional regulator, which translates into the protein MPLDRIDIAILETLQKDGRIPNAALAEKVGLSQSACSRRLDNLEKSGTIRGYHARLSNAALGHQMTAIVHISLSGQFEKTLSDFEAAIKRCPNVLSCHLMSGEYDYILRIAAKDLVDYERIHKEWLSAMPHVTKINSSFALREIVDRTAVGMKPELA
- the ald gene encoding alanine dehydrogenase, giving the protein MRVGCPREIKNHEYRVGLTPGSVREYVAHGHEVLVETGAGAGIGADDNAYRAAGATIAKTAADVFAKSDMIVKVKEPQPEEWVQLRDGQILYTYLHLAPDPEQTKGLLASGVTAIAYETVTDDRGGLPLLAPMSEVAGRLSIQAGATALQKANGGRGVLLGGVPGVLPGKVAVLGGGVVGLHAARMAAGLGADVTIIDRSIPRLRQLDDIFGGRVHTRYSTVEALEEECFSADIVVGAVLIPGAAAPKLVTREMLSGMKKGAVLVDVAIDQGGCFETSHATTHAEPTYEVDGVIHYCVANMPGAVPVTSAHALNNATLHYGLQLADKGLKALVDDHHLRNGLNVHKSKITNRAVAEALGYELVEPKAVLAA